The window ACCAGTAGGCCCGCACGCTCCACCTCTGGCCACCTTCGGGTGGCCTATTTTTAAGGCAACGAATGATGAACGATCAAGAGCGCGACGCCATGCTGGTGTCGATCAAGACGGCTTTGTCCGATAACACGCGCAAGACCGAGCAGATACTAACCGCCTTCCCATCCGGAGACACGGACGGCCACCGACGCTATCACGAAGCCGTGATCGAGTGGCGCGAGCTGCGCAACCGGCTGGTGCGCGAGGCGCTTATCAAGGTCACCCAGGCGGGCGCGCTGGCCGGCGCCGGCTGGGTAGCACTGGCCATGTGGCAGGCGCTCAAGATCACGGTGAAGCAATGAGGCTCATCGACGACTGGCGCACGGTTCTGCGCAAAGCCTGGAGCGTGAAATTCAACGTGGCGGCCACACTGTTCGGCGCCGCCGAGGTGGCCGTGGCCATCTGGAAGCCGGACGGCGTGCCGAACGGCATGTTCGCCGGCGGCGCCGCGGCAATCTCCATTTTCGCAAATGTCTCGCGCCTCTTGGCGCAGAAAGAAATCCATGGCACTGACAAATAAAGCCCGCATGGGCATCGCCGGGCTTGCGCTGAGCGCTGCGGCTTTCGTGGGCATCCTCACACGTGAGGGCTACAGCGACGGCGTGATCGTCCCGACGAAGGGAGACGTTCCCACCATTGGGTTCGGCACCACCGGCGGCGTGAAGGCTGGCGACCGCACCACGCCGGTCAAGGCGGCGCAGCGGGCGCTTCTCGATGTCCGGACCTACGAGGGGGCCGTCAAAAGCTGTGTGCGCGCCCCGATGACCCAGGCGGAATACGACGTGTACGTCGATCTGACCTACAACATCGGGTCGACCGCGTTCTGCAACAGCACCATCGTAAAGCGGCTGAACGGGGGGGACTACCGCGGTGCTTGCGATGCGATCCTGCTGTACCGTTTCGCCGCCGGCTACGACTGCTCGACACCCGGCAACCGACGCTGCGCCGGCCTGTGGACGGATCGCCAGCGCTCGCATGCGCAGTGCGTGGCCGCCAAATGATCCCGCTAGCCGCAATTCCGATGGCCTGGAAAATCGGAGCCGCGCTGGCCGTGGCAGCCGCTGTCGCGGCCGGCGCCGCCGGGTACCGCTCGCACGTTTGGCATGCCGGCTACGACGCCGCTGTCAGCGATTGGGCCGCGCGCGACCTGGGCGCCGTCGTCGCGCGCGTGCAGGACAACGCCGTCCTGTCGACTCAGCAGCACACCATCAATGTCGGAATCACGAAAGCCAAGAATGAAGAACTTGCTCCTGTTGCTGCTGTTATTGCTACTCGTCGGGTGCGCGTCGGTCACGCCATCTGTAGCGGACCTGCCGCCCCCGCCAAAGCCGAAAGCGCCAGCGGCGGCGACCGTGCCAATCCACCCGGCCGGCTGGTTTCACAAAGCGTTGAGCGAGATTTTAGAGCGTTGACGCTGGCCGTGGAGCAGGACTTGGCCACAGGGCGTGCGTGCCAGGCGTTTATCGAGGCAAACGGGTTGGTGCCGTGAGCGACGCCGCCGGGCCCGCTGATCTTGCAAATGCACCGGGTCGACGGTCCGGACCGCTCGCCTATGCAGACGGTGAGCGCTGACCTGCTGGCGCATTTCGTGTGCTGTGAGACGGAGTTTGCGCAGTGACCGACGAAAAGTCAGAAGCGTGGGCGAGTCAACTCACCGGTGACTTGTAGGCACACTCGACACTTCAAGAGTATGGCAAATGCTGCTATAGCGGCAGCGGTGACACTTGATGGTAGCGTGGTCGCCGAATTACAACGTTAACAAATATATATTGCTGAATGTATAAAAGTATTGCGTTGCCATGAGATAATTTTGCAACTTTCAAGATTCAAAGGTGTGAGATGGCTTCTTCGTTTGTACAATTTATCTGTTTATCGCGGCTCTCGCCCCAACGGATATTCTTATTGTTGATCACCGCAATTCTTCTGTGCATCACAATCAACGCGCGGGCCGGCGTGCCTGATTCATTTGGACCCTACGAATATAGGTTAACGTACAATCGTTACTTTTGGGATGAAGATGGCGCAAAGAAGGATGACATTGATAGGTTTTGGGCGAGCAACGGAACAGCCTTTTATTGTAAATATTTTTTTGTTCAAAACGCATCAGCAGCGTACGGGCCTGACCGAACGTTCTTAACGTTTTCTACTATTGCAGATAAGCCTATGCCGTCTCAACTATATTATATCAAGGAGGGTGCGTGCGTCCCATATGGCGACGGAACCAGCAACGTTGTTATGCAACGCATACGAGCGGCGTGTAGCTCAGCCGATGGGTATCGCTATTCCGCTAAAGAGCGTACATGCGTCAAGATAGAACCCAAAACGCGGGACGACTCCGACGGAAGGAATGTAGGTGGAAGTTGTTCACGCTTGAGCGCACCGCCCGTCGGACAACCGATTGAGCCGGCCACCGGGAACATGTGGCACATCATCACGGATTACCAAGCGCCGAAGAGCGCGAGTAACCTGTCGCTGAGCCGTACCTACAACAGTACGCTCGCCTATCCAGATCCCTCGGTGATCCGCGGATTTGGTGTGCGTTGGACTCATTCGTATAACAAATCGCTCCGCCCAGAAAAACAATACGCTAACTCTAAAACTTGCTGGCTCTTCCCTGAAGATGACTCCATAGAGTGCTCGTCCGGTTTCCGTAGCCAGGAACCAATTCCAGGCAGGGTGTCCATCAGTCACCCCGACGGTAAACAAACCATGTTCACCCGTTCCACAAACGGCACATACACCAGTTCCGCCGATGTGTGCGACAAGCTTTCTCCGGTGATGACGGCGGACAACTCGGCTGTAAAGGAATGGACTCATTCCAGCGCGCAGCAGGACCGCTCGGAACGTTTTGACGCTACGGGATTGCTGTTGTCGGTGACCGAACGCAGCGGACTCAACCAGGTTTTTACGTACAGCGATGGCGTCACCAACGATACCAGCGTCAGCCGTCTTCCGGCAACTGCCCCGAAGTGCGGAAACGTGCATCCGAACGGCGTGCTCGAGGCAGGTCGTTTGCTCTGCGTGACCAACAATTGGGGACGTCAAATTCAGTTTAAGTACGACGTAAAAGGCCGCATTACCGCAATGATCGATCCAGCGGGTGAGTCCACCCTTTACGAGTACGACGGTGCGTCCGGCGGCTGCATTCCTGGTAACGAAGCTACTTACGCGTGCAAAGCAAACAATCTGACCAAGGTGACTTATCCTGATGGAAAAAGCCAGACTTACTGGTACAACGAAGCCAGCAAAATCAACAATGGCGCCGCATGCAGCGGCGCCTTGACTAAAACCATCGGGAAAGGCTTTGGCCCGAGGGCTTTTAGCAATCTGATGACCGGCCTAGTCGATGAAAATGAAGATCGGTACATCAGCTGGACATATGACTGCTCCGGCAGGGCAACGTCGTCGCAGCTCGGTGAAGATGTCGAGAAAGTAACCGTCGCCTATACCGACGGACCTACCTCGGCGGCAACGGTGACCCATTATGTGGGGCCGAAGGAAAATCCGGTGGCGTCGGTGAGCAACTTCGGCAAACAATATGTGCAGGGCGTCGCCAAAAGCACCACCGTTGACGCTCCCTGCGTGGAGTGCGGCACGATCGCCGAACGCAAGTATGACGCCATCGGCAATGTCACCATGACCAAGGATTTCAACAATAATTACAGCTGTTTCCAATATGAGGCCGGACGCAATCTTGAAACGGCGCGGGTGGAAGGCGCAGCGACAGCCGATTGCCCCTCGCTGCTGGCTACGCAAACACTTGCTTCGCCGGCACGTAAAACCACGACCAAATGGCACATGACTTTTCGCCTGCCGGAGACTATCGCCGAACCCAAGCGTATTACGAAATACCAGTACGACGCCTTGACCGGCAATCTGCTCTCCACAAGCGAGCAGGCCACCACCGATCTGACGGGGGCGCAGGGATTGAATGCGCCTTTGACCGGCAGCGCCCGGAAATGGTCATTTGCGCACAACAAGGTGGGGCAATTGCTAACCGTGACCGGACCGCGTACCGACATCGTCGATGTCACCAAGTACGACTATGATGAGTCCACGGGCGACCTGATCAAGGTAACGAACGGCGTCGGCAAAGAGACGACCTACGGGGGGTATGACGCCCACGGCCGAGTTCATACGATTCGCGCGCTTGACGGCATCAAGACAGAGCTGGAATACACCGAGCGCGGATGGGTCAAGTCGAAAATCGTATCAAGTGGCATAAGCACAAAGAAGCCGCCACAGACGACCACCTACGCCTACACGCCTTCAGGTCAGATCGAGATGGTCACGTTCCCCGACAACAGCGTGAGGAAGTACACCTACGATGCAGCACACCGGCTGACCTCCGTCGTCAGCGGTCGTGACGAAAGCACCGAAAGCATCATTTATACACTCGACCTCACCGGCAACCGGATCAAGGAAGAAGTGCGCGACCACAAAGGCAACCTCGTGCGCCAGATTACCCGTACCTTTGACAAAACCGGCCGTCTGACGAGCCAAACCGGAGCTGCACGATGAGCCGCCGTATTCTCAGCCGTTTAATGTCCGGGGCACTGATTGTTGTCATGACGTATACCCCGCTGCTAGGTGCCTATACCGGCACCGTTGCATCGGCGCAGTCGGTGCCTGAAGGTGCCACCAGTTACAAGTACGACCTCGTTGGAAACCTCAAGGAGGTGACCGATCCGCTAGGACGGGTGACGAACTTCACCTACGATCCGCTCGACCGTGTAAAGCAGGTGGAGCAGCCGCTGACCAACGGTGCACGTCCGACCCTCAAGTATGGTTACGACGGAATCGACCAGGTGGCGACGGTAACCGATCCGCGTAAACTGGAGACACGATACGACGTCGACGGCCTGGGTAACCGTAGCGAGCTGAGAAGTCCCGACACCGGGTTGACGAAGTCGACTTACGATGCCGCCGGCAACTTGAAGACGAGCATGGACGGTCGTGGTAAAACGACCACCTATTTTTACGACGCGCTTAACCGTCTGACCCGGATCGACTATACGGGCTCCGCCAGCACGACGTTTGAATACGACGGCGACACCACCCTGACGCCGACCGCGGCCGGAAAAATAACGCGGATGACGGATGAGTCGGGTAATACGAGGTATACCTATAATGAATTTGGGCGCTTGGCGACCAAAACCCAGAACACGATCGGAGGGGGATACAACACCACCCACACTCTTGCCTATGATTACGATGGGGCCGGTCGTCTGACGAGCGTAACGTACCCCAGCGGGAACCGCGTTAACTATGGCTACAATCAAGCGGGCCAAGTCACCAGCATCACGCTGAACCCGGTGCAAGCCGGCGGTACCGGCACGAGCACCGGCAGTATTGTCTTGCTGAACAATATTACCTATGCAGCGTTTGGCGGAACAACCGGTTGGACGTGGAGCAACAGCACACAAGCAAACCAATACGCGCATGTGCGCACCTATGACCTCGATGGCAGGATCAGCAGCTATACCTTGGGAAGCCCGTCGGCGAACGGTGTTGTACGCACGGTCCATTACGATGCCGCCAGCCGCATCAAGGGGTATATCCATACCGGCACAGGAACGACGCCCAGCCCTGCCAGCCTGAATCAGACCTTCGGCTATGACGAGTTGAATCGCCTGACCAGCTACAGCGGCAACGGTACCAGCCAGACGTATGCGTATGACGTCAGCGGTAACCGCATCAAGGCTGGGTTCGGAGCGAACAGCTACACGAACACCATCGACCCGCTCAGCAATAAGCTGAGCGCGACCACTGGTCCAGTGCCGGCAAAGAAAAATGTCTATAACGACGCGGGTAATCTGACCACCGATGGTACGCTCGTAGTCACTTACAGTGGACGGGGTCGGCCGTACAGTATCCAGAATGGTGCTGTCACGACCTACCAGCTGTTCAACGGTATGGATCAGCGAGTATTCCAGAGTTATGGCGGCGGCGTGTTCGTTTATGATGAACGGGGCCAGTTGGTTGGTGAATACAACTATGCCAACGGTAAGGCGACACGCGAAACTGTGTACTTGGGCAACCTGCCGGTGGCAGTTTTGACGCAGACAGTGACGGGTACGGCACCCGCCCAAAGCACGGCGATTAACGTATTCCATATTCACCCGGATCATTTGGGAACGCCGCGGATGGTCACACGTTCGCTCGACAACAAGATCGTCTGGCGCTGGGACAATGGTGACCCGTTCGGGCTGACGCCGCCGACCGAATATTTCAGCGGATCAGGCACCTTTACATTCAATTTACGGATGCCAGGCCAGTATTACGACCGAAGCACCAACCTGTTTTACAATCACTTCAGAGATTACGATCCGCAGACCGGGCGGTATCTGCAGAGTGATCCGATTGGGCTCGACGGGGGAGTGAATACATATGGATATGTACTGGGCAATCCGGTATCGAATACTGATCCAAGTGGTCTTCAAGTGCCCATGCCGATGCCACCGATACCCATGCCTGGAGTACCAAACCCATCAATGGAGGCTAGCCGCGTAATCGCGAAAGCGATTTTCGGTAAAGATCCAGAAGAAGCTCCGGTAACCTATCAAACATATACCCGTTTGAACAAAAAAACGGGTCAATGTTATTCCGGTAGAACCTCAGGACGGGGCACTCCAGAGCAGAACCTAAAAGATAGAAAAAACGGACAGCCGATACTTAATGCCGAGGGATTTGATGATCCTATCTTAGATAAAAGTAGTGAAAGTCCCTATGGGATTCGTGGGCGTGAGCAACAATTAATTGATATAAATGGAGGAGCTAAATCAGATGAGGGTCAATCCAGAAATGCCATACGTGGAGTAAGTAAAATTAATCCGTTTGGAGATTATTATGATGCCAGTGCAATCAATGAATTTGGTGAAATTAAACGTGACCGAGAGTGTACGTGTAAATAGGAGAAACTATGAGCAAAATCAAGATATCGGCGGAAAGTTATGCGGAATTTAAGGAATGTGTAGCTGTGTTATTCCCGTTAGTTATGCCGCAAATTAACCTTCCTATCGAAAAGCACCCGTTAAGCGTTCTGTCAGCCATGGAAGTTTCCTCTCCAGCGAATGCGCGCGCTGGGCTAGCCATGGCTTTGAATGATTTAATACAAGGTTCGTTTTTAATTTCATCTGATCAAATCAAAGAAATTGACACTTTACTCGCTAGCAAAGGACTTTTTACTTTAACTAAATTGAGATATCTATATTCCGACAAAATTCAAAAAATTGTCCGGCGAGGTATTATCTCAAATGACGTAGAATATTATCTTCTGAAGAATATTGTTGATTCTGGCGTCTGTGAAAATTCGCCTCGGGAGACACTTGAAAAAATGCTCGATAACTACGAGTTTAAAGGATGATTTCCAAGCCTTGCATCAATGTTCTTTATGAGGGCTCGAATAAGCTAAGCAGGCATTCACTTCAAAACAGCAGATAAGTGAGTGTCGAGCTTAGCCCATGCGTCGCACTTCTCGTCGGCATAGTCGTGGTGCAGGTAGTGCCGGCGCACTTTGCTGCCAGGCAGGACCAGTTCAAGCCGAGCTTCGCACTCCTTTTTTGCCTTAAAACCCGCTCCACAAAACAATTTAGGTCCGCATGGATAGGGGCTTTCTGGCATGCTATCGCGCAGAGTTTGTGGAGCGAAAAAAGGGCTCAAACCCGCATGGTTGTCACGTTTCTTGGGTAGCTTCCCAAGCTTACGACGAGGGTTCGATTCCCTTCACCCGCTCCAGTAACATCCCTGTCGTGCGCATGCTCCCGATACTCAGTTTCCCCAGGCCCCCGCTTCTTACCTCTTGCATTAAAGCTGTGCATGGAAGGCGTGAGCGCATGCATTTCGACGTACGTGGTGTGCGCCGAGGGGGGGCAAGGTGGTGCACTCCGCTCAAGGCGACCGCGTATCGCTCAAGATTCTGGAGCATTTCAAAGGGCCGCAATTGCAAAGCATCCAGGCGCTATCTCAAGCACCAGAACGAGTCACATCTTGCTGCAGGCGGGTTGACAATCATCCATCTGTGCATAAACCTCGTCCTTGCCGGATCGTTGTCAACCGTCGTTCGGATACACCAGCAACAGCCTAGAACGGGAGCACTTCGGTCTCCGCCGGCACGGCATTCACATCGAGATCGACAAAGGTCACATGTTCGAGCTGCACGAGCGCGAGCAGCTCACTGGTCTGGAACGTGGCAAATGCGCGAAAGCCATTGTTCTCGATCGACACCAGCATGATCGGCAAGGCCGGAAAATACGGCTGCAGGCGCACCAGCAGCGCCGCTCCGCGCTCCGGCAGCGTATCGGCCGAATCGACCAGCACGATTGCCAGCAGGGAGCCGCCTACGTTGATGCAGGCCGATTTCATCGCTCGCCCGGGTCGCGGCGGACCTCAGAACCTTCTGGGACAGCATTCAGGTCGAGTATTCTTTGCACGGGTTTGAGCTGCACTTCGTACGGGCGGAAACAGGGGATCCTCAGGATATGCGCATCCGCGATCATGTCGTCGTCGTTCGTATAAATCGCGCTGACGCGATATTGACGCGCGATCGCCAATATCTGCCGATCGATTTTGACTTGTTGCCATGCAAGCGTGGATCGGCCCTTCTTCGTGCCTGTGGCGCCAACGATTTCCTGGTGATGCGGTGCCGCTTCATAGGCGCTGATATCATCGAAGGGAAGAATCTGGACATAGGCGCGCGAGCGAAACGCGGTGGAAAAAACGCTGGCCGAGGCGTCGCTGCCGCACAAATATTCTGCCCACGCCGAGGCCGGGATGCCAATCACTGTTTTGCTAACGCTTAGTTCAGAAACGAGACCCTGAATCCGCTCCTTCGTTTCCGACGTTTCCAGCCGGGATAGTTCAACAAGGACGTTGGCATCGAACAGTATCAATCGAGTCCTCGCAGTTTCCGCCATTCGGCTTGGGGGTTACTCATTTGAGCCCAGCCGTTGTCCGGAGACGCAAGGACAGATAGCAGGCCTTCAGGGGAGCTCTGATCCAATATTTCCCAACTATCGATGTCAAGAATGTCCAGGATCCACTTCCCATCTTGTCCACGTGTCCATCGACCGCTGCCATGCACCCGGATGGGTGCTTCCAGATAATGGCGCGACAGTCTTTTCGCGTTAGCGACGCCACGGATCTGGCAACGCACGACCTGTCCTTCCAGATCTTTCAGTGTCACAGGAATCGACGAGTCACGGACACCAATTTTAATCACCGTGCCATCGATTGTGGTAAGTTTGGTAATCGACACCGTTTCAACAATTTTTCGATTTCTTCCCGGAAAAGCAAGAACGACACCGCCGTGCACGTGAACCGCGCCGACCGCGTTGTCTTCACGCAGCAAGCAGTCGAGCTGGTTATATGCCTTATGAATAGGGGCGGCTGCCGTGCCCGCACCGACGGATGCCAGTTGCGTCATCACCGTCGTCATCGCCGGCTCATCAACCCACACTTGCAGCAGGGCGCTACCGTTGTCGACCATGTCGAAATGAAAGTATTCGTCACTCCCATACAGCGTCGACAGCGCTGACAAATACTCGGCCAGCCGGCTCATCGGAAGCGTGTCCGGAGTGCGGCTGTCGATGCTGAACGTAATCTTTTCTTTGGATTCCATGGGATTCCTCGCCTTCTCCGAGTATAGCGGCACTCGTCTCGACACGCTTGCGATAATCAGATGCGTCAGATGCGTCAGATGCGTCAGATCCGGTCGCTCTCCTTGCGCACCACGCGCCCAACGATGATGCAGTCGCTGCCCCGGCACACCTTGCGGTGGTACTTGCGCTTGTCGGAATTGTCGGACTCCAGCCACCATTCGCCCGCATCGCGCGAGAGCCGCTTGACCACCGCTTCACCCTCATAATTAACGGCGAACACCGCACCATCGACGGGCCGGTTGTTAGCCGTATTGATCACGATGATATCGCCCTCGTACAAGGTCGGCTCCATGCTCTGGCCCTTGACGCGCGTGGCCACCAGACGTTCCGGAATATAGTTGTTGCGCCCAACCCAGCCGGCGTCGAGCGGCAAGGTAGCGCCGGTATCGTGCCCGGGATCGGACTGAAAACCGCTGATGCCGGCCGACAGGCGCAGCGTCACCATCTTGATCTGCACGAAGCGCGGGTCGCCGTCTTCGGCCACGATAACCGGCTGCATCTCCCCGGGCAGGCCATCGGCCCCGGCGCTACGGCGCGCCATCGGCCCCGTGCCTTCATGCAGCCATTCGAACGCCACCTTGCAGGCCGACGCCAGCGCCGCCAGGGTAGCCGCTTCCGGCCCACGCGTGCCGCTGCGGTTGATGATGCGGTTGATGGTCGGCTGCGGCACGCCGGAGGCGCGCGACAGGGCACTCTGCGACTGGAAACCGGCTTCTTCCATCGCGTGTGTCAGGCGGTCTGAAATAGTCATGAGCGAATTATACGCGTACGAATAGATTTTTTCAAAACCGTAGCGTGCTCTTGTTGAAAATCTATCCGAGCGCGTATAGACTGTGCTCATGGAAAAAGACATCTCCACCCTGTTACGGGAAATCAAGGACGCAACCGGGTGGACGGAGATGCGCATGGCGACGGCACTGGGGACCACCCAGCCAACCGTCAGCCGCATCCTGAATGGCCAGGCGGACTGCAAAATCGCCACCTTCCACGCCATCCGCGCCCTGCACGCGCTGAAATGCCCTCTCGCCCGCGCAAGCGGACCGTTGACCTGACCTGAGGCACACATGAGCAAGACCAATACTGCCGGCGGCCTGTCCGCCGCACCGGGACAGTCACGTCCGCACCCTGTCCAACGCGCCGTTCCGGCACCGGCGTGCGCCAGCCGCGCCGGGCCGGCGCGCTCCGCTCCGCGTGGCGTGTTGTCGGGCCGTGCCGATGTCCGCGCCCGCGTCAGGTTGCGCGCCGCGCGCCGCCTGATCGACGATTTTTTGGAACGCCGGAGCCCTGGTGGCGCTGACGCTCTTCGATGCCCACCAGCGCTTCAAGGAGGTTCTATGCGCACCTTTCTACACCTGAAACCCCGGCTTTGCTGGACCTGGCTGCTCTCCTCATGGGACACCAGTGCAATCGCCGCCACCAACTTCGCCAGCGACCTGTCGAGCATCCCGCTCGATGGCGTGGCCGTCGCCGTCACGCTGTCGCTGGTCGGCGGGGCCGCCGGCACGCTGCAAAAGATCGCCAGTCCCGATGTGGTGATCAAGTCGCTGCCGCTGGAAATCGCCAAGGATATCCTGATCTCCCTGGTGGCCGGCCTGGTGACGTACTCGCTGTGCGCGTGGCAGGAGATTCCGCTCCTGCTGCAGCCGGGCTGCATCACCATCGCCGCCTACGGCGGCTCGCGCGTGCTGGAACGCTACCTGTCGGCCGGCATCTCGCGCATGGAGCGCCTCGACGGCAAGCAGGACTAGCCGTCCCGGCGCCTCCTGCTCCCCCGCTGCCGGCGCCTGCCGCCGGCAGCGGCGGCGCCGTACGATATAATGTCGTCCTGCCTTTTTTTCCTCATCCATCCCCATGTCCGCAGATACCCCGAACCGCCCGATGTTGTACGACCCGACCGAACACCGGATTCGCAGTTTCGTCACGCGCGCCGGCCGCCTGTCGATCGCCCAGGCGCGCGCGCTGGAAGAGCTGGGACCGAAGTTCCTGGTCGAATACGCCAAGGCGCCGCTCGACTTTGAACAAGCCTTCGGCCGCCGTGCGCCGGTGATCCTCGAAATCGGCTTCGGCATGGGCGACACCACCTCGCACATCGCCAAGGGCATGCCGGAAAAGGACTTTATCGGCGTCGAAGTGCACACGCCCGGCGTGGGCAGCCTGCTCAAGCAGATCGGCGAACAGGATCTGACCAACTTGCGCCTGATCCAGCACGATGCGGTCGAAGTGCTCAACCAGATGATTCCTCCCGCCTCGCTGGCCGGCGTGCACGTGTTCTTTCCCGACCCGTGGCACAAGGCGCGCCACAACAAGCGCCGCCTGCTGCAGCCGCCGTTCGTCAAGCTGCTGGCCGGGCGCCTCGCGCCGGGCGGCTACCTGCACTGCGCTACCGACTGGGAGGATTACGCGGTCCAGATGCTCGAGGTGCTGGGCGCCGAGCCGCTGCTGCAAAACACGGCCGAGGGC of the Massilia violaceinigra genome contains:
- a CDS encoding DUF7940 domain-containing protein encodes the protein MRLIDDWRTVLRKAWSVKFNVAATLFGAAEVAVAIWKPDGVPNGMFAGGAAAISIFANVSRLLAQKEIHGTDK
- a CDS encoding lysozyme — protein: MALTNKARMGIAGLALSAAAFVGILTREGYSDGVIVPTKGDVPTIGFGTTGGVKAGDRTTPVKAAQRALLDVRTYEGAVKSCVRAPMTQAEYDVYVDLTYNIGSTAFCNSTIVKRLNGGDYRGACDAILLYRFAAGYDCSTPGNRRCAGLWTDRQRSHAQCVAAK
- a CDS encoding DUF6531 domain-containing protein → MQRIRAACSSADGYRYSAKERTCVKIEPKTRDDSDGRNVGGSCSRLSAPPVGQPIEPATGNMWHIITDYQAPKSASNLSLSRTYNSTLAYPDPSVIRGFGVRWTHSYNKSLRPEKQYANSKTCWLFPEDDSIECSSGFRSQEPIPGRVSISHPDGKQTMFTRSTNGTYTSSADVCDKLSPVMTADNSAVKEWTHSSAQQDRSERFDATGLLLSVTERSGLNQVFTYSDGVTNDTSVSRLPATAPKCGNVHPNGVLEAGRLLCVTNNWGRQIQFKYDVKGRITAMIDPAGESTLYEYDGASGGCIPGNEATYACKANNLTKVTYPDGKSQTYWYNEASKINNGAACSGALTKTIGKGFGPRAFSNLMTGLVDENEDRYISWTYDCSGRATSSQLGEDVEKVTVAYTDGPTSAATVTHYVGPKENPVASVSNFGKQYVQGVAKSTTVDAPCVECGTIAERKYDAIGNVTMTKDFNNNYSCFQYEAGRNLETARVEGAATADCPSLLATQTLASPARKTTTKWHMTFRLPETIAEPKRITKYQYDALTGNLLSTSEQATTDLTGAQGLNAPLTGSARKWSFAHNKVGQLLTVTGPRTDIVDVTKYDYDESTGDLIKVTNGVGKETTYGGYDAHGRVHTIRALDGIKTELEYTERGWVKSKIVSSGISTKKPPQTTTYAYTPSGQIEMVTFPDNSVRKYTYDAAHRLTSVVSGRDESTESIIYTLDLTGNRIKEEVRDHKGNLVRQITRTFDKTGRLTSQTGAAR
- a CDS encoding RHS repeat-associated core domain-containing protein, which encodes MSRRILSRLMSGALIVVMTYTPLLGAYTGTVASAQSVPEGATSYKYDLVGNLKEVTDPLGRVTNFTYDPLDRVKQVEQPLTNGARPTLKYGYDGIDQVATVTDPRKLETRYDVDGLGNRSELRSPDTGLTKSTYDAAGNLKTSMDGRGKTTTYFYDALNRLTRIDYTGSASTTFEYDGDTTLTPTAAGKITRMTDESGNTRYTYNEFGRLATKTQNTIGGGYNTTHTLAYDYDGAGRLTSVTYPSGNRVNYGYNQAGQVTSITLNPVQAGGTGTSTGSIVLLNNITYAAFGGTTGWTWSNSTQANQYAHVRTYDLDGRISSYTLGSPSANGVVRTVHYDAASRIKGYIHTGTGTTPSPASLNQTFGYDELNRLTSYSGNGTSQTYAYDVSGNRIKAGFGANSYTNTIDPLSNKLSATTGPVPAKKNVYNDAGNLTTDGTLVVTYSGRGRPYSIQNGAVTTYQLFNGMDQRVFQSYGGGVFVYDERGQLVGEYNYANGKATRETVYLGNLPVAVLTQTVTGTAPAQSTAINVFHIHPDHLGTPRMVTRSLDNKIVWRWDNGDPFGLTPPTEYFSGSGTFTFNLRMPGQYYDRSTNLFYNHFRDYDPQTGRYLQSDPIGLDGGVNTYGYVLGNPVSNTDPSGLQVPMPMPPIPMPGVPNPSMEASRVIAKAIFGKDPEEAPVTYQTYTRLNKKTGQCYSGRTSGRGTPEQNLKDRKNGQPILNAEGFDDPILDKSSESPYGIRGREQQLIDINGGAKSDEGQSRNAIRGVSKINPFGDYYDASAINEFGEIKRDRECTCK
- a CDS encoding type II toxin-antitoxin system VapC family toxin, translating into MILFDANVLVELSRLETSETKERIQGLVSELSVSKTVIGIPASAWAEYLCGSDASASVFSTAFRSRAYVQILPFDDISAYEAAPHHQEIVGATGTKKGRSTLAWQQVKIDRQILAIARQYRVSAIYTNDDDMIADAHILRIPCFRPYEVQLKPVQRILDLNAVPEGSEVRRDPGER
- a CDS encoding LexA family transcriptional regulator, which codes for MTISDRLTHAMEEAGFQSQSALSRASGVPQPTINRIINRSGTRGPEAATLAALASACKVAFEWLHEGTGPMARRSAGADGLPGEMQPVIVAEDGDPRFVQIKMVTLRLSAGISGFQSDPGHDTGATLPLDAGWVGRNNYIPERLVATRVKGQSMEPTLYEGDIIVINTANNRPVDGAVFAVNYEGEAVVKRLSRDAGEWWLESDNSDKRKYHRKVCRGSDCIIVGRVVRKESDRI
- a CDS encoding helix-turn-helix domain-containing protein, translating into MEKDISTLLREIKDATGWTEMRMATALGTTQPTVSRILNGQADCKIATFHAIRALHALKCPLARASGPLT
- a CDS encoding phage holin family protein, yielding MRTFLHLKPRLCWTWLLSSWDTSAIAATNFASDLSSIPLDGVAVAVTLSLVGGAAGTLQKIASPDVVIKSLPLEIAKDILISLVAGLVTYSLCAWQEIPLLLQPGCITIAAYGGSRVLERYLSAGISRMERLDGKQD
- the trmB gene encoding tRNA (guanosine(46)-N7)-methyltransferase TrmB; its protein translation is MLYDPTEHRIRSFVTRAGRLSIAQARALEELGPKFLVEYAKAPLDFEQAFGRRAPVILEIGFGMGDTTSHIAKGMPEKDFIGVEVHTPGVGSLLKQIGEQDLTNLRLIQHDAVEVLNQMIPPASLAGVHVFFPDPWHKARHNKRRLLQPPFVKLLAGRLAPGGYLHCATDWEDYAVQMLEVLGAEPLLQNTAEGYAPQPAYRPLTKFENRGIKLGHGVWDLVFTKK